In bacterium, one DNA window encodes the following:
- a CDS encoding PorV/PorQ family protein, giving the protein MRTTLSSFLAVLLVLTLLSTTANAQGGGRSGTAAAEQLLVPVGARGIALGSAYSAGLSGLNAIYYNPAGLAASRNSAEATFSHTSAFGDLGVDYAAVGAEFSGFGYLAFSIKSLSFGDLDITDEQNPDGTGATWSPTFVALGVTYSRALTDRIRAGVSAYLVSEDQYRVSASNASFDIGVQYQGLAGMRGLSLGVTLRHLGGNMQYTGAGLTRRVDELDGKRDPQLLRIEAAGFSMPTSLELSLAYTRSFAELHNVTVAGSFENNNFLLDQYRLGVEYGFKNFFFLRGSYNLAGDEPNDAFDEGAYEYDAAFGAGVNFDAGDLMIGVDYAYQNMKTFDGNHVITVNLGF; this is encoded by the coding sequence ATGCGTACTACGCTTTCATCTTTCCTGGCTGTGTTGCTGGTGCTGACACTTCTGAGCACCACCGCAAACGCCCAAGGAGGAGGCCGCTCCGGTACCGCTGCAGCCGAACAGCTGCTGGTTCCCGTGGGTGCCCGGGGCATCGCCCTCGGGAGTGCCTACAGCGCGGGTCTCTCGGGTCTCAACGCCATCTATTACAACCCTGCCGGTCTTGCCGCAAGCAGGAACAGTGCAGAGGCAACATTTTCCCATACGTCAGCTTTCGGTGACCTCGGTGTCGATTATGCCGCAGTGGGCGCCGAATTCAGCGGCTTCGGCTACCTGGCGTTTTCCATCAAATCCCTGTCCTTCGGCGATCTGGACATCACCGATGAACAAAACCCGGATGGGACAGGCGCGACCTGGTCACCGACTTTTGTCGCTCTCGGTGTGACATATTCCCGTGCGCTGACCGACCGCATCCGTGCCGGTGTGTCCGCCTACCTTGTCAGTGAGGACCAGTACCGCGTTTCCGCATCGAACGCTTCGTTCGATATCGGTGTCCAGTACCAGGGACTCGCGGGCATGCGCGGACTCAGTCTGGGTGTCACCCTTCGCCATCTCGGTGGAAACATGCAGTACACCGGCGCAGGACTTACCCGCCGCGTCGATGAACTTGACGGGAAACGCGATCCGCAGCTGCTGCGCATCGAGGCTGCGGGCTTCAGTATGCCGACCTCCCTGGAACTGAGCCTCGCCTACACGCGCAGTTTTGCCGAACTCCACAACGTCACCGTTGCCGGTTCTTTCGAGAACAACAATTTCCTTCTCGACCAGTACCGCCTGGGTGTGGAATATGGATTCAAAAACTTCTTCTTCCTGCGTGGTTCCTATAACCTCGCGGGCGACGAACCGAACGATGCGTTCGACGAAGGAGCCTATGAATATGATGCGGCCTTTGGCGCAGGCGTGAACTTCGATGCCGGCGATCTCATGATCGGCGTCGATTACGCCTATCAGAACATGAAGACGTTTGATGGCAATCATGTCATCACGGTCAATCTCGGGTTCTGA
- a CDS encoding lysophospholipid acyltransferase family protein → MKSTLEYVLFASVARILQLLPLGAVRLFARTLAKTLFYVLPLRRGLTLLQLRRAFPEHEEAEIRRIAKGSYVNLITTIFEMMWTPRLHEGNLGQVLRVHNLDVVERARKRGSGVVMMSGHFGNWEWLCTGASRLMGFNVTVVVHPIHNPAVDELVERWRESMGNRVVDMGLSVREIIRALRNREVVAMLADQSGPSGSLYVRYFDHFAATYEGPATFALRTGSPVIMSFAVRAADGNYDVLQEEIPTSDLRGLNDANVRELTRRHVRTLERMVRKHPEQWLWQHKRWKHNPREDSVLVEDPPMAEDAPDVEDSSDA, encoded by the coding sequence GTGAAATCGACACTCGAGTACGTTCTTTTTGCATCGGTCGCGCGCATCCTGCAGCTTTTGCCGCTGGGTGCGGTGCGACTGTTTGCGCGTACCCTGGCCAAGACGCTGTTCTACGTTCTTCCACTGCGGCGCGGCCTTACACTGCTGCAGCTTCGGCGTGCATTTCCTGAACATGAGGAAGCAGAGATTCGGCGCATTGCCAAAGGGAGCTACGTCAATCTGATCACCACCATCTTTGAAATGATGTGGACGCCGCGACTGCATGAAGGCAACCTCGGGCAGGTGCTGCGCGTCCACAATCTTGACGTCGTCGAACGTGCACGCAAGCGCGGATCGGGTGTCGTCATGATGTCAGGGCATTTCGGAAACTGGGAATGGCTCTGTACCGGCGCATCCCGGCTGATGGGATTCAATGTGACAGTCGTCGTTCACCCGATACATAATCCCGCCGTGGATGAACTCGTAGAGCGATGGCGGGAGTCGATGGGCAACCGGGTGGTGGATATGGGGCTGTCGGTCCGTGAGATTATAAGGGCGCTGCGCAATCGTGAAGTTGTCGCGATGCTCGCGGATCAGAGCGGTCCAAGCGGTTCACTGTATGTCCGCTATTTCGACCACTTCGCGGCGACGTATGAAGGACCCGCGACGTTTGCACTGCGTACCGGATCCCCTGTGATCATGTCATTCGCCGTACGCGCCGCGGATGGAAATTACGATGTACTGCAGGAGGAAATCCCGACGTCGGATCTGCGAGGACTCAATGACGCCAATGTCAGGGAGCTCACGCGCCGCCACGTTCGGACACTTGAGCGTATGGTGAGAAAGCATCCCGAGCAGTGGCTCTGGCAGCACAAGCGCTGGAAACATAACCCGCGCGAGGACAGTGTGTTGGTCGAGGATCCTCCCATGGCCGAGGATGCACCCGATGTTGAGGATTCGTCCGATGCCTGA
- a CDS encoding GWxTD domain-containing protein, with product MNRFLALLFLVLLAMTASAQDATTLRMNIDFASFKYDDQTSYVEMYYSFPRSAIQYTLRNNVYNGSAVVHTIIRREDKEEDPVLKNWRVPISLNDTTGLKEKTLIGRVNYLLEPGRYRITVITRDEAQPLESDSVEVRYEVRQFGSKNLKFSDIELASSIQKAENDPANIFYKNTLEVIPNPTLLYGKPMPNVMYYAELYNVKHDDFLVKSEIVSSYGKTMVSKARERQGKHASRVEVGSLNLSTLPSGVYTLILSYGDTSGTFLESQSKPFYVFNPDIPIDTAAITQIADQIAAEFAAMSESELDEQFAMGLYVATSDEKNIWSSLTGAEPKKKFLTKFWRSRDTDPVTPQNEFFSEYQQRVAIANEQFRSAFRKGWRSDRGRVYIVYGPPDYIERMSSESDMKPHEIWRYDYIEGGVEFIFVDKGGFNNYELVHSTKRNEINNPDWERSAGTY from the coding sequence ATGAACCGGTTTCTTGCCCTCCTGTTCCTCGTGTTGCTTGCAATGACCGCTTCAGCACAGGACGCAACAACGCTGCGAATGAACATCGATTTCGCGTCATTCAAGTACGATGACCAGACCAGCTACGTCGAGATGTATTACTCCTTTCCCCGCAGCGCGATCCAGTATACGTTGCGAAATAATGTTTACAACGGTTCGGCGGTTGTGCATACCATCATTCGACGGGAGGACAAGGAGGAGGATCCCGTACTGAAAAACTGGCGTGTCCCCATCAGCCTGAATGACACTACGGGACTGAAAGAAAAAACATTGATCGGTCGCGTCAACTATCTGCTTGAGCCGGGCCGTTACCGCATCACTGTAATCACACGCGATGAGGCCCAACCGCTGGAAAGCGACAGTGTTGAGGTGCGCTACGAAGTTCGCCAGTTTGGCAGTAAGAATCTGAAATTCAGCGATATCGAGCTTGCCTCGTCCATTCAGAAAGCCGAGAACGATCCTGCCAACATCTTTTACAAAAATACCCTTGAGGTCATCCCGAATCCTACTCTGCTCTACGGGAAGCCGATGCCGAATGTTATGTATTACGCGGAACTCTATAACGTGAAGCACGACGATTTTCTGGTGAAAAGCGAGATTGTTTCTTCTTACGGGAAGACCATGGTGAGCAAAGCCCGTGAGCGACAGGGGAAGCATGCTTCACGCGTCGAAGTGGGCTCACTGAATCTCAGTACCCTCCCTTCCGGTGTCTATACATTGATTCTCTCATACGGCGACACCTCGGGTACATTCCTCGAGTCTCAGAGCAAACCGTTTTACGTGTTCAACCCGGACATACCCATCGACACCGCCGCCATCACACAGATCGCAGACCAGATTGCGGCCGAGTTCGCGGCGATGAGTGAATCCGAACTGGACGAGCAGTTTGCCATGGGGCTATACGTGGCGACATCAGATGAAAAAAATATCTGGTCTTCGCTCACGGGAGCGGAGCCGAAGAAGAAGTTTCTGACCAAGTTCTGGCGGTCTCGCGACACGGATCCTGTCACACCGCAGAATGAGTTTTTCTCAGAGTACCAGCAGCGTGTGGCCATTGCGAACGAGCAGTTCCGTTCCGCATTCCGCAAAGGCTGGCGATCAGATCGCGGACGTGTCTATATCGTGTATGGTCCGCCGGATTATATCGAACGCATGTCGAGCGAAAGCGATATGAAACCGCATGAAATATGGCGATACGATTACATCGAGGGCGGTGTTGAATTCATCTTCGTCGACAAGGGCGGTTTCAATAACTACGAGCTCGTGCATTCCACAAAGCGCAATGAAATCAACAATCCGGACTGGGAACGCTCTGCCGGAACGTACTGA